The segment TATCAATGTGGAACTAATAATACTCTTCTTTCTGCaccataataattatcataacaaAAAGGATTCATATAGCCAGATCTCTCTCCACATCGGTCTCTAGACGTTCATATAGCCAGATCCCCCTCTTCCTACCATTCCAATTTATGTCCATGGGGCATGACTTTTTGCATAAAAAGATTCTAGAATTAGATTAGAATAaacataatatataatttaatttttaaattattctttaAAAAGTTGATTATATATCATAATCTAGATCCAGTGCCATGAGGCATAGGATGATGGGGATGGCAtcaggaaggagagagagagaagaaatgaTGCTTGCAACCTCTAAATCAATGCAAACAAAAATATCAACGGTGAATAAGTTATTTTCATAATGCTCATTATAAATTATCAGTTAGGTATATTTGGTtcgtaattgaaattaaaatcagaaGTAAAATTTGAATGGAATTTAGACATCAGGGAAAATTAAGGTTGGAGGATTGTCCAACATGCAACAATTAATAACTATGATCACATATCCTTTCATTGTTTTGGTGGTGGGGGATGATGATGCAGTAACATGTTATAGCTGGTGCTATAATCCTCCAAACAAATTCCACGAGCATACCGTCATTGTTGGGACCAAACTTTGACAACAATGTCCAATCTATCACAACCTGACACGTTGAGAGTAAAACGTAAGTTTGCACAACTTTAGCTCCAGACACCGATATGGAGACTCTACACAACCCACCGTGGTCCCGATTTGGTGACCTCGATGGATCCTCTCCACCCAAACTGCGGTGCAGTGCTCCTCGTATATGAACTCATGTGAGCGACGTGTTGGCCACAAGACAAACGCTACGACTTTTGGCACGGGATTAGGTAGATTAGCATTAAAGATGTCCGTTGTTTTATTCCCGTCGTCGGGGCCGTCTGACCCTGATCGGATGGTAGGGCAACAGCGGGGTACGTGGCAAGTGACGTTGTGGGTCACCAGTGAGCTGTCAAATGTCTCGCGATGGGAGCTACATGAGGTCAAACGCTTCACATTTTGTTGTCGAATCAATCAATGACACGTGCATGTTGCAGCGCCTGCTGGTCCCTTAATGctaaacttatttttaattatatatatttttccgATACGAACGATGACCATATTATCCGAGTGCAATCcattaaatcaaaatataaaaaatttcacAAAACCAACGAGCATATCTCAAcctatttttaatcctaatcgtTAGAATACTCCATGAAAGATGTAATTCaatttatcatattatttatttttcaaaaattatatcagATATGCATCACgatcgaaaaataaaaaacaatccAAATATTATAGAAAAATGAATGAATTTTTAACTACTTTATACCGTTCTGGATCCATGCGATAACGATGGCAGAATCTCTCTTTATGAAgacttttttttctaatgaaaataATATCTATCCAGACGACATAAAGTTTTACTTCCGGAATGAATGCATCTTTCAGTTTCCTCCAAGTTAAAGAAAAAACAATATAATTATATCTATTTTCATATACAAACATATTCATAAgttaaaaatagaaataaaataatcaCATAAATGAAAAGAAAGGTTAACCCATACTTGTTGTTACATGCAATAAATCCTCTCATAAAGTAATTATCTTCAACAgtgaattcaaaaattttattttatgagattaatataataataaaaaaaattatagaaagaaaaaaaataaaatattattttttaaaaaataataaaatatataaaaatgataatatgcaaactttaaatatcttttataataaaatataaattgatgtgatttttttaagatataaaaaataaattgatatgggatttaaatataagagatggatggatgagattgggatggatattaaaagataaataaaaaataattaataaaaaaagagagatgtcaaaaTGATGTGAGAAAAAcagaggagaaaagaaagaagatatgTGGGtcattaaagagaaaaaaaatatagatcataattatttttttgatgtaatttttttattttttattttttcaaaattttatatgaaatatggagtcaattcataaaattaggaGGATTAATTTTGGCTTTTCCTTATGTTATGgggttaattttgattttttcttatgtATTGTGCCAATTTTAGCTTTTCCCATGGCTTTTTTTATTAGTAGTTTAGTGTATAAATatatggatcaaatttttttataggATGAATTGACCTCATATTTTCTCTGTTGCATCTGCCATTGGCTATCTTCACCGCCTTATCCCAGTTCTTAGGCTATTTGCAGGAAGCTCTGTTGCATCTGCCATTGGCTATCTTCACCGCCTTATCCCAGTTCTTAGGCTATTTGCAGGAAGCAAGGATGGGCATTATTTATCAAAGAAGATAGTATAGTATGCAGCTTGTCACTATGTCGGATAAGTTTTGATTGAATCCAGTTAATAATCTGAAGATTGTGGTTTTGGCTTCAAACTATTGTTGTTTTGTAGTGGGATGTTAATTAGTGTCGACGGAATTTAGTATGCAACTCTGGGTTGTATTCTAATTTAACCAAGCCCTTTGTAATATGGAGAATCTTTGTGCTTGGTTGACTTATTTATCTATTTAAATGCTCAGTCAGGAGTAGAGGGCGAACTCCCTGTGTGCTCTGTTTCGTTGTTACCGTTTTGTGAAATGAAAACTTCGGATTCCAgttcttaatatatatatatatatatatatattaaaaaaagggCAAAGAAATTAAGATGTTTATTTATTTGACGGTCTCCGTTCAGGATGTTCCTGTGGTTCTTTTGTGCATCCTACGTGGATGCTAGACAGCCGGAAGAGTTGTACAATTCCCGAATTCAAAACAGTAGGATCCACGTCGGAACATTCCACCTCTCCCGAGGCAGTCGAATCACGTCATTTTCTTGGGAAaataaacaaaaagaaagaagaaaagcgcGAGGGACCAAAGTCAAAATAAAAGCCAAGCTTAGATCCAACGAAAAAAACAGGCCAACCAAGACCCGCTCCGATTGCCGATAACTTCCCGCACCTCACGAATTCAAATGACCACGTTTCGCGCGGCGAGCATCCTCACCGTCCATTCGCTGCATCCCGGCACCCCTCCTGGAATTCGCTTCCCTCCACCCCGCGGTGAAATAACCTCGGTCGTGTAATATGGAATAAAGTTGGAGTTCAGTTGGTTAGTGGTTGTTAATTAATCGATTAGTTTCTGGTGGGCTACCCAGATAAAGCGAGGAAGTTGCACTACCTGGACATTTTTAAAAGGAACTCCGTTTCATTACCACCTAACTGCCAAGGATCGTTCATTGGCTTCTGAAATTTCCCATCTTGGTGACATCATTGTAGACTTTTGATAAAGAATGGTGGGCGGTGGAAGATTAGCACCGGAGAGAGGTTTTCATTTTCTTCGTCTAACACCCCCAACAACCGGAGGACCTTTTGCTTTCAATTTTCTAACAATGGACCAGTTCAATATATGGGTAGCAGCTCATGTGCTTGACCATTCCTATCAAATCTTTTATTTGTTTGTGTTAGGTGCTACTTTTATTTGGTTTGACCATTGACAACAAAGATGATGACCATGACCTTAAGTTCCAAAGATTTATACTTCTCAAGGAAAGATAATGATCTTGATGAAAATAGAGAATATAGTGTTGTAATTTCTATCTTTGGAGTGCCATGTATTTAAAATGCTTGGTTGAACTATCTCATGATCTTAACTATCTTCTatcaaaattatctaatttatcaTAGTAAATTATTTGAATTCGATTAGCCTatcaagatttaaaattttataaaatttatgtaattaaatttaatgatccataatttttttttttatataaaatttagattgatCTATTTAGAGATATAcagatttttatctaaatatatttaatttaaattaatttttttaaattatattgatcaataaaattttcgaCGCAGACGGTCAAATATACGTTAACTATAACATGTTGTCTAAGTAGCAGATATGCAatgattaaatcataaaaagaaaaaaaaaaaaagaaaaaataaagaagaaaattgaCTTGCACGGGTCCATTCTGACAATTTGGACGTCAAGTCAAGCTGTTTGAAAGTTCCAACaggaagtgattttttttttttttttcctcttaccAGTTACGAAGATGATTCTCGTGAAAAAAACGGACAAAAGAATCACGTGTAGTTGGCGGTGTTTCCGATGCTTATAacattaataataatatatatttttaactaAGTATACCGTATtttattctaaaatcaaaaaataatggaACGCATGGATCTAGTACTTGATCTCAAACATCCTCACTGTCTCATTTCTTCTCAGGAGGTTCCCTTACCACAAGCATGTCTTACAACTGCATTGTATGATGTGGAGTTAAAACAAGGAGTCAGTAAAGTAGCGGTACAATTAAATATCACAATGGGATGTAAAATATCAAAACATATATTAATTTAAGAGATGACATAATTTATTGTATTCCAGTCGCCAGAGTCAGGCAGTTAGATGTAACGCACACCGTCTAACATTCATTAACAATAAATATTAATCTTCCAATAGATACCTTGGAGTTGGTAACTCAGTACATAAAACAGCTATTAAATCAGCTCATTGTAATATAAAACTctggaaaaaaaatatagattatacCCTGAGTTGGTACTATCAAAGGTGgcaattgggtcccatgagtccAAACCCACCATCCACCATTCATCAGCAATCAGCAGCCTTTATAGAAACAATTATTGTTTATAGGAGTTGGTAATTACTCAAGTGCATGAATAAATTTAGCAAAAAAACGGAAcatgaataaataaatatgaaGTGACAAGACCAAAAGGACTTTTCTATAAAAATAGAAATGCATGAGGGCCTTAAAAAAAGAAGCCAAGCCAAAGACTCGCCGCGGGACACCAGAACGCTCCCTTCTTCAAAAGGCCAGAGGACCAATCCACCCTCCTTCCTCCCGCGTGCGGAGAAAGCGCCCTGCCTTCCCCTCCGCTGCCATGGCCGCCGTCGCCTCTCCCTCCGACGACTCCGCGGGCTCCTTCCGCATCTTCCGATCGTTGGTGGAGAGGGCGGACCGGAAGTTCGCCCGCGTCCGCGACCTCCCCCCTTACGGCCGCGGACCGCAACTCCTGCAATATTACCGCAAGGTCTTCAAAGCCTACACCCGTCTTTGGAGGTTCCAGCAGGAGCACCGCCGGGAGCTCGTTGGTGCCGGCCTTCGCCGGTGGGAGATAGGAGAGATTGCTTCCCGCATCGGCCAGCTCTACTACACCCAATACCAGAGGACCAGCGAGGTACGGTACCTCCTCGAGGCTTACGTCTTCTACGAAGCGATTCTGAGCCGAGGGTACTTCGAGGCCGAGAAGGGGTCGTCGGCCTCGTCGTCGTTGGCTAGGCCCGATCTGGGGCTGAGGTACAAGGAACTCAGGTTCTATGCGAGGTTCTTGATCGTAGCCATGCTACTGAACCGGACGGATGCAGTGAAGCACCTTGCCGAAAGATTCAGGGCTCTGGTGGAGGAGTCGAAGGCCGCTTACCCGGTATGCCAAAATTGGCTCTTTTATTTTCGTTTCCGTTTATGTTTTTTTGACATATTGGGTATAGTTTTCTTTTAATTGCCTGTATACTTAATTTCCTGCAAAAGGTCCACTTGTTCATTCAGTAAAAAGAGTTTTTGTTCATAGATTATGTAATGACTGAGGACCTAACCCAAAAAAAATAGCTGGAAGGGATTATTTGGATTTATTAGCTCTGTATGAATAACCAAGATCTACCCGGTGCATAACATGGGACTAAATAAACGCCTGTGTTCTCACATATTCTCCCTTAAAACCTGTTTTCTTTGTGAGGGTCCaactccaatcaaatccaatcacaaacaCTATGATCAGCTTGTGGTCATTAAGGAGTAGATGCTCCGATGACTACTTGGGACAAGGATTGATTCTTATCGTTAAATGTGAGAAAAAAAATCCGACCAAAGTTCTTATTTTCCTTTTGTAAAGAAACTAGTAAGATATTACACCTGTTGGTTAGTGATGGCATGCTGTTGGGAGGACTGAGTTGGTCATCTAATCATTCGCAGGCATTATcgtattttatcttattttactttgatttttatttttttaaaatttttttattccagtgcggaaaaaaatatggatatcttCTGTGTTGAGCACTTCGAAATTCTTAGatttctttttttataaaaaaaatggatTTTATGGTTGGTGATTTCTGTAGCATGCTTCAGAGTGAGTTTACCTTATCAAAGATTTCTGCTTGATGAAACTGCTGCTCTCATGCCTTTAGTGATAATGACAACCCATTAGCAGAACAGAATGTCGCTTTTCATACACCAgatttatgttttgtattagttATTTCTTGAAAGATAATCCTGTCCTGGTCGTGGAGGTTCTCTGCCCAGATGGAGGGCCTTTACATGCATAATCCATTCCATTGGAGCTTATGTAATATGCTTATATGTTGGTGGATGTCGATGACCAATTTACTACACTTCCTTTGAGAGGACTCTGACCGCCAATGAGCAGCTACTCAGCATGCTTGTGCCCTTCTCAGTTATACTAATGATAGTGTAGTTATGAGAGAGAATGCAATTGATGATTGAGTTCTCAAGCTTCTCATCTTGCATTACTTTGTCTTATATGGTGATTTGCGCTCTGCCTCTATTCACAGTTATTGTTTTAGAAGGCTGAAGATGAGTGGGCCAGGGGACTTAGCAAGTGCTGAGAGGTGAAAGCAGCCCAAAAGCAAAAAAGGTTTAAAAGCATACAAGAAGTTAAGAATAACTTACAATCCAAAAGATGAAACACGATTCATTAGCTAAGACATGGCACGTTAATGGGAATTACCGACTTGTCAGCTTTTCATACTAATCTACAAGTTATTTTCCTTTTCCCTAGTCAAACATAGAGACAAACATGGAGGGGATCTTGTCTATGATGCTAAATAGGCAGCTACCTGAGCTGTGTTTGGAAACCTTGCTAAAAAGCGAGGTTCTATAATTGAGTCCAAACCAACTTATTATCCAATATGCAAGGATTCAGGTCCTAGTGGGATGTCTTATGTGATACCATCTCATGTGTCGGGATAGGACCGTCTTGCTAGTATCCCAGCATCCTAGTATTCCGATCGGAACATCTTGGGACATCCTCTGTCCCAAGTGTTGAGACGAGGGGGGACAGTGGTGCATCTCATTCCATGAAAAAATCGGGATAGCCCTATCCTataggatctaaaatttttcaatatatCCAATTAAATTAAAAAGCTAAGTGGTTTCACTCATTTCAATGTAATGGTTTAGTTGATGGAATCCTCTTATTATCCAACATGTCCAGTTAAGTTAAAAAGCCAAGTGGTTCCACTCATTTTGAAGTAATGGTGAGTTAAAGAATCCCAGCTCTGTTCAATTCAAGAGAGTCCCTTTGAATGACCTAATTTATCTCTATCCACGTCTTTATCTCCATTGCATATGATGAGGTTCACCACTTCTACTCTTTTTTCATCAAAGGACAGATAGTTACATGCTAATAACCTATCGATTACATTTGAATTAGTGGAAGGTGAACTTAAAAGCCTTTGTGAAAATGGCCTCAGATAGACCTCATTCCTAGCAACATTCTGGATGTTAGCGCCTTGACAAATTTAATGCTCTCAATCCATGATAGATTCCTGTTTATTTAGTTCATTACATGTTGATATCCTCCCTGAATTGTAGATCAGACTACCAATTACATCTTAGCTTGTTATTCCAAAAATTCtagtcttgatttgatcaaatatcttGCAGTTCTGCACAAATGGTTTGCTAAAGTATGATGTTTCTCTCATGAGTGAGGATGAAATGAGCTTTGTTTAAAAGATTCACAAGACTAGGCCCCCTTTATtataaaatctttctttttctttcctgtgTCAGTGGTGATGCATCATAATGtttcatcattattatttttgGTAGCAATCTTTGTCATTATTAGCATAAAGATATGTTACCgtacttctaaaagctctgtttttttttcttaCAAGTCATGGTGCCAGGCAAGTTCTGTAAGTTGCACTATGCCATGGGCAAATGGTGGTGCTTCTGTTTATATGCCTAAGAATTCTTTTCATTGGTATTTCGAGAATTCTTTTCATGGGTATTTTGTCTGTCTTTTGCTTCATGCTTTTTGTATTTTCTGATCATATTTGCAGAAGTTATCCACAGTGACCGTTTTAAACTGCTTGTTTATTGCTTGATTTGTCATACATTCTTGTGTTATATATGCGGACAAATTATCCATATTATCCTTTATATAGTCTGATAGGGACTTCAACCTGTATATCTTTAATTTGAGCGCTGACCAAtcaaatcttcttcttcttgttgttgtTATTGTTGCCACCCAGGAGACTAATTTCAAAGAATGGAAGCTAGTGCTGCAAGAAATAGACAGGTTTTTGAAAGCCGATACAGCTTTTACAAAGACCAGGACTTTGAGATTCAATGTACTATTTGATTCTCATTCATCTTCTGCTCCATATATTTCACGATTCCATACAAATAGGATTTTGAGGCTGCAAGATGCTTTGCTAACAAGCTATCGCCGTAATGAGGTTTGTTGATTCacatgcttcttcttcttcttttttctccttaAAGATGACTCACTGTTTTAAGGATCTCCAGTTAGATCCGATTGAAATTTTGGAATATTTAGATTCACAAGTACAATGCATCACTTGATGACCTATAAAACATTTGTGGATCATATTATTAGGCCATCATAAGGTAATTCTTCCTTAGTCTTCTTCATGTTATACACAATTTCAGGTCAAGTTCACAGAGCTTACTCTGGACACTTTCAGAATGCTTCAATGTTTGGAATGGGAACCCGGTGGATCCGTCTACCAGACTCCTGGAAAAGAGCCAACTGATAATGGTGCTTTTCATGGTCAGAATGGAGCCTCCGGACTGATTGACATTAACCTAGCATCAGATATAACAGATCCAAGACTGCCTCAAAATCCACGGAAGGCTATTATTTATCATCCTTCTGTCTCTCATTTGATTGCGGTGAGTACTCAAGCtctagtaattatttttgttctttCCCAGTTTCAATTTGTTGGTTTTAATATGACAAATTGCATTTGTTCCGGGCTGCTGTATTGTGGTAAGTGGAACTAAGAGTATAAACTTGTCAGACTCAGATTGGACATAGTGGTTCTGAATCTAAAGCTTTGCTGATCTGGACATTCGTGGAAAAAAATGAACCCAAAGAAAACCTGCTAACTAATCAGATGCAGAGATGATGGTGGAATAGGCAAGGTTGATGAAGGTTGTAGCTGTATGGATAGGCATCTGAAGAAAATGAAATGATTTACACATGAGCAGAATAATGAATCATCACATGTGATTTTGTGTTACTCCAATGTTTTTGAACCCAATTTTCGAAATTATCACATGGATGTGACTAACCAAGACGCCAATTTACTTGCTGATTTATTTGGTGTGTTGGATTTTTCATGTCTATCTTATGGTGGATGAATACATGCATACTACAAATAACATGTACTCATGCTGACATGTGCTGATGCCATCGTCCAGGAGTATATTTCTTTCTTCACAAGAATCCTTGGAAGGACAAAAGAAagagataaataaaataattaaagatATCTATTTTAGGAGAATAAAGAAGAAAATCATCTCCTAGTGTATGTGCCCTTTTACGAAAAGATGCAGTTCTTTCATGATATCATTCGAAGTAGTAATGTGACTGAAAGCTAGTGATGGCAGCCTATGAGTAGGAGAGTGAGT is part of the Elaeis guineensis isolate ETL-2024a chromosome 15, EG11, whole genome shotgun sequence genome and harbors:
- the LOC140854128 gene encoding uncharacterized protein; amino-acid sequence: MAAVASPSDDSAGSFRIFRSLVERADRKFARVRDLPPYGRGPQLLQYYRKVFKAYTRLWRFQQEHRRELVGAGLRRWEIGEIASRIGQLYYTQYQRTSEVRYLLEAYVFYEAILSRGYFEAEKGSSASSSLARPDLGLRYKELRFYARFLIVAMLLNRTDAVKHLAERFRALVEESKAAYPETNFKEWKLVLQEIDRFLKADTAFTKTRTLRFNVLFDSHSSSAPYISRFHTNRILRLQDALLTSYRRNEVKFTELTLDTFRMLQCLEWEPGGSVYQTPGKEPTDNGAFHGQNGASGLIDINLASDITDPRLPQNPRKAIIYHPSVSHLIAVIATICEELSSDNILLLYISASGKTDQNIALQKDTSGSSWNFSKQNLVSQTSRKQDGSLPQPPVGNKPDSSCCLGSYLCLGSGGLNTLYPEDLLPFTRRPLFLIIDSDSSHAFKAIHGAERGEAAALLLSHERPSSVSAADLVPNGSQFTYFLTAPLHAFCQLVGLSSDVEADVYNNAESILSSALDEWEVILCTCNCLDQVWAQVLPDPFLRRLILRFIFCRAVLSLFHPLEKGSQHLPDCQPKLPEPVSPSSAKVQVHILRLAENFGVVDHFHFSYSSGDLVVQNR